The nucleotide window TACTGCGAAAAGCCTCTTTCGCTGACGATTAACGAAGGCCGCAAGATGGTGGAAGCAGCCCGAGCGAACAAGCGGGTTGTGCAAACCGGTTCGATGCAGCGTTCGTCGAAAGAATTTCACCGGGCCTGCGAACTGGTTCGGAACGGCTATATCGGTAAGGTCCACACGGTGCATGTTGGTCTGGCCGATGCCAACGACCCCGGCAAGTTGCCTGCCGATAGCAAACCGCCAGAGAATTTGAACTACGACTATTGGCTCGGCCCTGCTCCGGTTCGTCCTTACAACGAAAAGCGAGTTCACTACAACTTCCGCTTCTGGTGGGACTACTCCGGCGGTCAGATGACCAACTGGGGAGCTCACCATATTGATATCGCCCACTGGGGGCTTGGCAAAGACGATAGCGGCCCGCTGTCGGTTTATGCCGAAGAAGTAAAGTTCCACCCGGAAGGTTATCACGAAGTGCCGGAAGCTTGCCGGATCACCTACGATTACGGCGACGGCGTGAAGATGATCGTCGGCCAGGGGCAAAAAGATATTAAGATGGGCACCCGCTTCATCGGCGACAAAGGCGAGATCTACGTCAATCGTGGCGTGTTCAAGCCGTCATCGGAAGAGATCGGAGCGATCCAACTGAAGGATTCCGATATTCAGCTGTACGAAAGCAACAGCCACCATAAGAACTTCCTCAACTGCATTGTGACCCGCGAGAAACCGATTTGCGATGTCGAAATCGGTCACCGCACGGCAACCGCTTGTCACTTGGGCAACATCTCTTGCCGTTTGCAGCGGAAGCTTGTCTGGGATCCGGTTACCGAAAAGATCTCAGGAGATAACGAAGCCGCCGAGATGACCCAACGGGCTCATCGCGCACCGTACGTGCTTGGCTGATTGGCCCCACGAAAGCCAACCTGGGAAGGCGGGATCGATTCGGTCCCGCCTTTCTTTTTGGTTATAATCGAAACGCCCTCCTTCCTTTCCTCCCCTCTCGAAGGCCCCCTGCCATGTTTCGCTCATTTGTTAGCCTCGCTCTGGTTGTTTTGTTGACGACGATGTCCCTAGCTGAAGATGCCAAAGTGCCTGAGAGCATTGCACGTTGGAAGAAGGAGATGGACAAGTTCGCAGCGGCGGACCAAAAGCATCCGGTGCAGCCAGGGGGCGTGGTTTTTGTCGGCAGCAGTAGCATTCGGATGTGGGATTTAAAGAAGTCGTTCCCTGAACTCGACGCCGTCAATCGCGGCTTCGGTGGTTCGCGTCTGGAAGACTCTG belongs to Bremerella cremea and includes:
- a CDS encoding Gfo/Idh/MocA family oxidoreductase codes for the protein MSARNRVSRRQFLKTSSVVAGLATAPLFIPSTAFGANERILTGHIGVGGMGNGNLGKFMDNAVAVCDVDSQRAEAAGKRVRDKKEKCDVYGDYRQVLDRKDIDAVVISTPDHWHAIPTIHACEAGKDVYCEKPLSLTINEGRKMVEAARANKRVVQTGSMQRSSKEFHRACELVRNGYIGKVHTVHVGLADANDPGKLPADSKPPENLNYDYWLGPAPVRPYNEKRVHYNFRFWWDYSGGQMTNWGAHHIDIAHWGLGKDDSGPLSVYAEEVKFHPEGYHEVPEACRITYDYGDGVKMIVGQGQKDIKMGTRFIGDKGEIYVNRGVFKPSSEEIGAIQLKDSDIQLYESNSHHKNFLNCIVTREKPICDVEIGHRTATACHLGNISCRLQRKLVWDPVTEKISGDNEAAEMTQRAHRAPYVLG